In a genomic window of Alcanivorax sp.:
- a CDS encoding monovalent cation/H+ antiporter subunit A, which translates to MMLPAIVLLPLLAALLPMFTRQLGRRWCALLVALPVVAALGLLAQASMPIWEGGMQQWSLDWLPSLGLNLALRLDGLALLFCVLILGIGLLVVVYAHYYLPAKDDGGRFYTLLLLFMFSMLGVVTSDNLLFLVFFWELTSLSSFLLISYKQYDSAARKGARMALTVTGMGGLALLAGVLLIGHVVGSFSLSTVLESGALVQQHALYPVILCLVLLGAFTKSAQFPFHFWLPHAMAAPTPVSAYLHSATMVKAGIFLLARFYPVLAGTDLWFYLVTAAGMATLLWGAVWALFQHDLKGLLAFSTISHLGLITLLFGLNSPLAAVAGVFHIINHATFKAGLFMAAGIIDQQTGTRDMRRINGLWKYMPYTAVLAMVASAAMAGVPLLNGFLSKEMFFTETLQSDQLGALSWLLPLGATLGGVFSVAYSARFIHDVFFNGEPVNLPKFPPQEPPRYMKIPVEILVALCVAVGVFPAITVAALLAVAATATLGGTLPEYHLAVWHGLNIPLLMSVIALVGGIAVYACRRGLFAWYARLPEIDAKRVFEGRIQAVVRLAAGVTRRLQSGSLQGYLAWVLALVAAVLVWQLPNLASFTGERAMLPVDGVSVLCALMLIAAALLTTVLHRQRMMAIICLSVVGLIVSLIFVRFSAPDLALTQLSVEVVSVLLLMLAMYFLPARAKADSNSLRVGRDAVLAVLIGTGVAVAALLVMTTEIATISPFFLENSVPGGGGTNVVNVILVDFRGFDTFGEITVLGIAALGIYALLSDLKLVSAKYDPFGRPWAHDAHPLVLVTLSRPLLPLALMIAVYIFLRGHNLPGGGFVAGLITSVALLLQYVASGVTWVHKRIPGDYHPLVALGVLLAGLTGVASWAFDAPFLTSTFTHVHLPMIGDFELASAMLFDTGVFLTVVGATLLILANLGKLSLLDDKKETT; encoded by the coding sequence ATGATGTTGCCTGCAATTGTTCTGCTTCCTCTTCTGGCGGCGCTGCTTCCCATGTTTACTCGCCAGCTGGGGAGGCGCTGGTGCGCCCTGTTGGTGGCGCTGCCGGTGGTGGCTGCCCTGGGGCTGCTGGCCCAGGCGTCAATGCCGATCTGGGAAGGGGGGATGCAGCAGTGGTCACTGGACTGGCTGCCGTCCCTGGGGCTGAATCTGGCCCTGCGGCTGGATGGCCTGGCGCTGTTGTTCTGCGTGTTGATTCTGGGCATCGGTTTGTTGGTGGTGGTGTATGCCCACTATTACCTGCCGGCCAAGGATGATGGCGGCCGTTTCTATACCTTGTTGCTGTTGTTCATGTTCAGCATGCTGGGGGTGGTGACCAGCGATAACCTGCTGTTTCTGGTGTTTTTCTGGGAGCTGACCAGTCTCAGTTCCTTTTTGCTGATCAGCTACAAGCAATACGACAGTGCTGCTCGCAAGGGTGCTCGTATGGCGCTGACGGTCACCGGCATGGGCGGCCTGGCGCTGCTGGCCGGGGTGCTGCTGATTGGTCATGTGGTGGGCAGCTTCTCGTTGAGTACGGTGCTTGAGAGTGGTGCGCTGGTTCAGCAACACGCTCTCTACCCGGTGATCCTCTGCCTGGTGTTGCTGGGGGCGTTTACCAAGAGTGCCCAGTTCCCGTTCCATTTCTGGTTGCCCCATGCCATGGCGGCGCCGACGCCGGTGAGTGCCTACCTGCATTCGGCCACCATGGTGAAGGCCGGCATTTTCCTGCTGGCGCGTTTCTATCCGGTGCTGGCGGGCACCGACCTGTGGTTCTATCTGGTCACCGCCGCCGGTATGGCCACCCTGCTGTGGGGGGCGGTATGGGCCCTGTTCCAGCATGATCTGAAAGGGTTGCTGGCGTTTTCCACTATCAGTCACCTGGGTCTGATTACCTTGCTGTTCGGGCTGAATTCGCCGCTGGCGGCGGTGGCAGGTGTGTTTCATATCATCAACCACGCCACCTTCAAGGCGGGCCTGTTCATGGCTGCGGGCATTATCGATCAGCAGACAGGCACCCGCGACATGCGCCGAATCAATGGCCTGTGGAAGTACATGCCCTACACGGCGGTACTGGCCATGGTGGCGTCGGCGGCCATGGCCGGGGTGCCGTTGCTGAACGGCTTCCTGTCCAAGGAAATGTTCTTTACCGAGACCCTGCAGTCCGACCAGCTGGGCGCCCTGAGCTGGCTGTTGCCGCTGGGCGCGACCCTGGGCGGGGTGTTCTCGGTGGCCTACTCGGCGCGCTTTATCCACGATGTGTTCTTCAATGGCGAGCCGGTGAATCTGCCCAAGTTCCCGCCCCAGGAACCGCCCCGTTACATGAAGATCCCGGTGGAAATCCTGGTGGCCCTGTGTGTGGCGGTGGGGGTGTTCCCGGCGATCACCGTGGCGGCGCTGCTGGCGGTGGCGGCCACGGCTACCCTGGGTGGTACCCTGCCCGAGTATCACCTGGCGGTGTGGCACGGGCTCAATATTCCGCTGTTGATGAGTGTCATCGCCCTGGTCGGGGGTATCGCGGTGTACGCGTGCCGTCGCGGGCTGTTTGCCTGGTATGCGCGTTTGCCGGAGATTGATGCCAAGCGGGTGTTCGAAGGCCGGATCCAGGCCGTGGTGCGGCTGGCCGCTGGTGTTACCCGGCGATTGCAGAGCGGGTCACTGCAGGGTTATCTGGCCTGGGTGCTGGCGCTGGTGGCGGCGGTGCTGGTATGGCAGTTGCCCAACCTGGCCAGCTTCACCGGAGAGCGCGCCATGCTACCGGTGGATGGGGTATCGGTTCTCTGTGCCTTGATGCTGATTGCTGCCGCCCTGCTGACCACGGTGCTGCACCGCCAGCGGATGATGGCGATTATCTGCCTGAGTGTGGTGGGGCTGATTGTGTCGCTGATTTTCGTGCGCTTCTCGGCGCCGGATCTGGCCCTGACACAGCTTTCTGTGGAAGTGGTCAGCGTGCTGCTGCTGATGCTGGCCATGTACTTCCTGCCGGCGCGGGCCAAGGCGGATTCCAACTCCTTGCGGGTGGGTCGTGATGCGGTGCTGGCGGTGCTGATCGGCACGGGGGTGGCGGTGGCCGCCTTGCTGGTAATGACCACCGAGATTGCCACCATCAGCCCCTTCTTCCTGGAAAACAGCGTGCCCGGCGGGGGCGGTACCAATGTGGTGAACGTGATCCTGGTGGACTTCCGTGGCTTTGATACCTTTGGCGAGATTACCGTGCTGGGCATCGCGGCCCTGGGGATCTATGCCCTGCTCAGTGACTTGAAGCTGGTGTCTGCCAAGTACGACCCCTTTGGCCGGCCCTGGGCCCATGACGCCCACCCGCTGGTGCTGGTGACCCTGTCGCGGCCATTGTTGCCGCTGGCGCTGATGATTGCGGTGTATATCTTCCTGCGCGGCCACAATCTGCCTGGCGGTGGCTTTGTGGCGGGGCTGATTACCTCGGTGGCACTGCTGCTGCAGTACGTGGCATCCGGGGTGACCTGGGTGCACAAACGTATTCCTGGCGATTACCACCCGCTGGTGGCCCTTGGCGTGTTGCTGGCGGGCCTGACCGGGGTAGCCAGCTGGGCCTTCGATGCGCCCTTCCTGACCAGTACCTTTACCCATGTGCACCTGCCCATGATCGGCGACTTCGAGCTGGCCAGTGCCATGTTGTTTGATACCGGCGTGTTCCTCACCGTGGTGGGCGCCACCCTGCTGATCCTGGCCAACCTGGGCAAGCTGTCGTTGCTGGATGACAAGAAGGAGACCACCTGA
- a CDS encoding Na+/H+ antiporter subunit C: MELLVALIIGVLVATGVYLCLRARTFSVVLGLTLLGYGVNVFLFAMGGLKINQVAVVGASEDPTDPLTQALVLTAIVIGFAMTAFLVVLALRSQGEQHSDHVDGQDGEQRS; the protein is encoded by the coding sequence ATGGAGTTGTTAGTGGCGCTGATTATCGGCGTGCTGGTGGCCACCGGCGTATACCTGTGCCTGCGTGCGCGCACCTTTTCGGTGGTGCTTGGGCTGACCCTGCTGGGTTACGGGGTGAATGTGTTCCTGTTTGCCATGGGCGGCCTGAAGATCAACCAGGTGGCGGTGGTCGGTGCCAGTGAAGACCCCACCGACCCGCTGACCCAGGCGTTGGTGCTCACCGCTATCGTGATCGGTTTCGCCATGACTGCCTTCCTGGTGGTGCTGGCCCTGCGCAGTCAGGGGGAGCAGCACAGTGACCATGTGGATGGTCAGGACGGGGAGCAACGTTCATGA
- a CDS encoding monovalent cation/H+ antiporter subunit D, with the protein MTHWIIAPILIPALAGLLLLLEVRERQRLRRFTGLLSCIALVPVALVLWQQAAQGDVGVYQLGDWQAPFGIVLVLDKLSALMLLLTAVLALPALLYGCAGDDRRGPNFHSLFQFQLMGINGAFLTGDLFNLFVFFEVLLIASYGLALHGRGPDRVKAGLHYVVLNLAGSALFLIALGLIYGTTGTLNMADFAVKAQALEGSEQILLTVAVLLLWVVFGLKAALFPLYFWLPATYANATAPVAALFAIMTKVGIYAILRMQALAFSDGPLAGLGADLLWWLALVTLALAAIGALAAKRLGGLVAYLVVMSVGTLVAALSLGDPETVGPALYYLIHSTLICGALFLLCDLLRRSRGDSDDRLESGPPLAHGNWLGAAFFAAAVAVVGLPPLSGFVGKVALLQAVPSAPYWALLLLAGLAGLVGLSRAGSTLFWRVHGEAVGKKLGKRRVIPMLALLLVSPVLTLAAEPLLQLCAGVADQLADQTIYIRAVLGGAS; encoded by the coding sequence ATGACGCACTGGATTATTGCGCCCATCCTGATTCCTGCCCTCGCCGGGCTGCTGCTGTTGCTGGAGGTGCGCGAGCGGCAACGGTTGCGGCGCTTTACCGGTCTGCTCTCCTGTATTGCCCTGGTGCCGGTGGCGCTGGTGCTGTGGCAACAGGCCGCCCAGGGTGACGTGGGGGTGTATCAGCTGGGCGACTGGCAGGCGCCGTTCGGTATCGTGCTGGTGCTGGACAAGCTCAGCGCCCTGATGCTGTTGCTCACTGCGGTGCTGGCGTTGCCGGCACTCTTATATGGCTGCGCCGGTGATGATCGCCGGGGGCCCAACTTCCATTCCCTGTTCCAGTTTCAGTTGATGGGTATCAACGGGGCGTTCCTCACCGGTGACCTGTTCAACCTGTTCGTGTTCTTCGAGGTGTTGCTGATCGCCTCCTACGGCCTGGCGTTGCATGGCCGTGGCCCGGATCGGGTCAAGGCCGGCCTGCATTATGTGGTGCTGAACCTGGCCGGCTCGGCCCTGTTCCTGATCGCCCTGGGACTGATCTACGGCACCACCGGCACCCTCAACATGGCCGACTTCGCGGTCAAGGCCCAGGCCCTTGAGGGCAGCGAGCAGATCCTGCTGACCGTGGCGGTGCTGTTGCTGTGGGTGGTGTTCGGCCTGAAGGCGGCCCTGTTTCCGCTGTACTTCTGGCTGCCGGCCACCTATGCCAATGCCACCGCGCCGGTGGCGGCGCTGTTTGCGATCATGACCAAGGTGGGCATCTACGCCATCCTGCGCATGCAGGCGCTGGCCTTCAGTGACGGGCCGCTGGCGGGGCTGGGGGCCGATCTGCTCTGGTGGTTGGCGCTGGTAACCCTGGCGCTGGCGGCTATCGGTGCCCTGGCGGCGAAACGGTTGGGCGGGCTGGTGGCCTATCTGGTGGTCATGTCCGTGGGCACGCTGGTGGCGGCACTGAGTCTGGGAGACCCCGAGACTGTCGGTCCGGCACTCTATTACCTGATCCATTCCACCCTGATCTGTGGTGCCCTGTTCCTGCTCTGTGATCTGCTGCGCCGCTCCCGGGGCGATAGCGATGACCGGCTGGAGTCCGGTCCGCCACTGGCCCACGGCAACTGGTTGGGCGCGGCCTTTTTTGCTGCCGCGGTGGCGGTGGTGGGGTTGCCGCCCCTGTCCGGTTTTGTCGGTAAGGTGGCGCTGTTGCAGGCGGTGCCCAGTGCCCCTTACTGGGCGCTCCTGTTGCTGGCGGGGCTGGCTGGCCTGGTGGGTCTGAGCCGGGCCGGGTCGACGTTGTTCTGGCGGGTGCATGGTGAGGCTGTCGGCAAGAAACTCGGTAAGCGGCGTGTCATTCCCATGCTGGCCCTGTTGCTGGTGAGCCCGGTGTTGACCCTGGCCGCGGAGCCTCTGCTGCAGCTATGCGCTGGCGTGGCCGACCAGCTGGCGGACCAGACGATTTATATTCGCGCGGTGTTGGGAGGTGCCTCATGA
- a CDS encoding Na+/H+ antiporter subunit E — protein sequence MKRLLPYPSLTLVLWLTWLLLNGFSVGHALLGLILAVVLPLGTRPFWPQVPLVRDRMGLLRFVLRVAKDILLANLAVALKVLGPVKDLQPGFVEVPLDLRDSFAITVLTSTVSLTPGTVSADVSEDRTRLLVHALHVEDPEALVAEIKQRYEGPIKEIFEC from the coding sequence ATGAAGCGCTTGCTTCCCTATCCCAGTCTTACCCTGGTGCTGTGGCTGACCTGGCTGCTCCTCAATGGCTTCAGTGTGGGCCATGCCTTGTTGGGGCTGATTCTGGCGGTGGTGTTGCCGCTGGGCACCCGGCCTTTCTGGCCACAGGTGCCGCTGGTTCGTGATCGTATGGGGCTGCTGCGTTTCGTGCTGCGGGTGGCCAAGGATATTCTGCTGGCCAACCTGGCGGTGGCCCTGAAAGTGCTGGGGCCGGTGAAGGATCTGCAGCCCGGTTTTGTGGAAGTGCCACTGGACCTGCGCGACAGCTTTGCCATTACTGTGCTTACCAGCACGGTGTCGCTAACCCCGGGGACCGTGTCCGCCGATGTCAGTGAGGACCGCACCCGGTTGCTGGTGCATGCCCTGCACGTGGAAGATCCGGAGGCCCTGGTGGCGGAAATCAAGCAGCGCTACGAAGGGCCGATCAAGGAGATTTTCGAATGCTAG
- a CDS encoding K+/H+ antiporter subunit F — MLESAISLTFGLLTVAWVLNLYRLVIGPSLPDRVLALDTMYINSIALIVVYGIQVDSKLYFEAAMLIALIGFVSTVAVAKYITRGDIIE, encoded by the coding sequence ATGCTAGAGAGTGCCATCTCGTTGACGTTTGGCCTGCTTACGGTGGCCTGGGTGTTGAACCTGTATCGGCTGGTGATCGGCCCCTCCCTGCCGGATCGGGTGCTGGCGCTGGATACCATGTATATCAACAGCATTGCCCTGATCGTGGTCTATGGCATCCAGGTGGACAGCAAGCTGTATTTCGAGGCCGCCATGCTGATTGCCCTGATCGGTTTTGTCAGCACCGTGGCGGTGGCCAAATACATTACCCGCGGCGACATTATTGAGTGA
- a CDS encoding Na+/H+ antiporter subunit G, with protein sequence MDTVIEWLVAIFVVVGGIFALIGSIGLARLPDFYTRLHGPTKATTLGVGGTIIASLLFFSWQERGLQLHEVLITLFLFITAPVSAHMLAKAAMHRDLKRMKGTRGEPWKQ encoded by the coding sequence GTGGACACAGTAATTGAATGGCTGGTGGCGATTTTTGTAGTGGTGGGCGGCATTTTTGCGCTGATCGGATCCATCGGCCTGGCGCGCCTACCGGATTTCTACACTCGCCTGCACGGTCCTACCAAGGCCACCACCCTGGGAGTGGGCGGTACCATCATTGCGTCCCTGCTGTTTTTTTCCTGGCAGGAGCGCGGGCTGCAACTGCATGAGGTGCTGATCACCCTGTTCCTGTTCATCACGGCCCCGGTATCGGCCCACATGTTGGCCAAGGCGGCCATGCACCGGGATCTGAAACGGATGAAGGGCACGCGCGGGGAGCCCTGGAAGCAGTAA
- the yihA gene encoding ribosome biogenesis GTP-binding protein YihA/YsxC encodes MGNSEKHPAEILLHQASFLQSAQRLDQCPPDEGREVAFAGRSNAGKSSAINRLTGQRTLARTSKTPGRTQLINFFALDDERRLVDLPGYGYAKVAKSKRNEWQEHLDHYLAERQVLVGLVLMMDIRHPLKDFDLLMLEWSAQANMPIHILMTKADKLKFGAAKSTLLKVQSQLKGHPAPLSLQLFSATNGTGCDEAWKKLGEWLEIGSDADRRMSDD; translated from the coding sequence ATGGGTAACAGTGAAAAGCATCCAGCAGAGATCCTGCTCCATCAGGCCAGTTTCCTGCAAAGTGCCCAGCGCCTGGACCAGTGCCCGCCTGACGAAGGCCGGGAAGTGGCCTTTGCCGGCCGCTCCAACGCCGGCAAATCCAGCGCCATCAACCGCCTGACCGGCCAGAGAACCCTGGCGCGAACCTCCAAAACCCCCGGCCGCACCCAGTTGATCAACTTTTTTGCCCTGGACGACGAACGGCGTCTGGTGGATCTGCCCGGCTATGGCTACGCCAAGGTAGCCAAGAGCAAGCGTAACGAGTGGCAGGAACACCTGGATCACTATCTGGCCGAGCGCCAGGTGCTGGTGGGGCTGGTGCTGATGATGGATATTCGTCATCCGCTCAAGGATTTCGACCTGCTGATGCTGGAATGGTCCGCCCAGGCCAACATGCCCATCCATATCCTGATGACCAAGGCCGACAAACTGAAGTTCGGCGCTGCCAAATCCACCCTGCTGAAGGTGCAAAGCCAGCTCAAGGGCCATCCTGCACCACTGTCACTACAATTGTTCTCTGCCACCAATGGCACCGGTTGCGACGAGGCCTGGAAAAAACTGGGGGAATGGCTGGAAATAGGGTCAGACGCCGATCGCCGGATGTCGGACGACTAG
- a CDS encoding c-type cytochrome, with protein MKGLVAGIALIMMAGAASAATVEERYNSSCTFCHTSGAAGAPKAHDEAAWKPLRAKGMDTLVKHVKEGFNAMPPKGMCNDCSDDEYRALIEYMSKSK; from the coding sequence ATGAAGGGTTTGGTAGCAGGTATTGCATTGATCATGATGGCAGGAGCGGCCAGCGCCGCCACCGTGGAAGAGCGCTATAACAGTAGCTGCACCTTCTGCCATACTTCCGGCGCAGCCGGTGCCCCCAAGGCTCACGATGAAGCCGCCTGGAAACCGTTGCGTGCTAAAGGCATGGATACCCTGGTCAAGCACGTGAAGGAAGGGTTCAACGCCATGCCGCCCAAAGGCATGTGCAACGACTGTAGCGACGACGAATACCGTGCTCTGATTGAGTACATGTCCAAAAGCAAATAA
- a CDS encoding c-type cytochrome — MKFFKLFVLMAAAVVANPTLAAGDAEAGEAKAAPCAACHGPGGSKPIAGNYPKLAGQGEAYLVKQLQDYKSGKRENAIMAGQAANLSEQDMADLGAYYASQEAQSGQADPEWVEQGAKLYRGGDAANGLPACSGCHGPAGQGIDGAKYPHLAGQNAQYVEDQLKAFRAAGRNDLGDNVVKRTNDTDGDAPGMMQTVAAKMSDSQIKAVASYIAGLSK; from the coding sequence ATGAAGTTTTTCAAACTGTTCGTGCTGATGGCGGCTGCCGTAGTAGCCAACCCGACTCTGGCTGCAGGCGATGCTGAGGCTGGTGAAGCAAAAGCCGCTCCCTGTGCCGCTTGTCACGGCCCCGGTGGTAGCAAGCCGATTGCTGGTAACTACCCGAAACTGGCGGGTCAGGGTGAAGCCTACCTGGTCAAGCAGCTTCAGGATTACAAGTCCGGTAAACGTGAAAATGCCATCATGGCCGGCCAGGCGGCCAACCTGAGTGAGCAGGACATGGCGGATCTGGGGGCGTATTATGCTTCTCAGGAAGCGCAATCCGGTCAGGCTGACCCGGAATGGGTAGAGCAGGGAGCCAAACTGTATCGCGGTGGGGATGCAGCTAATGGTCTGCCTGCATGCTCCGGTTGCCATGGCCCTGCAGGGCAGGGTATTGATGGCGCCAAGTATCCGCACCTGGCTGGTCAGAATGCCCAGTATGTGGAAGATCAGCTGAAGGCTTTCCGTGCCGCTGGCCGTAATGACCTGGGCGATAACGTGGTCAAGCGCACCAACGATACCGATGGTGACGCCCCAGGCATGATGCAGACCGTTGCTGCCAAAATGAGTGACTCCCAGATCAAGGCGGTAGCCAGCTACATTGCTGGTTTGTCCAAATAG
- a CDS encoding thiol:disulfide interchange protein DsbA/DsbL, with amino-acid sequence MLRFVTALLMSLGLATAAVAADEHARFAVDTHYKILDVPGNVSDPSKVEVREFFSYACPHCYSLEPAVDTWLESKPDYIDYVRTPVLFLRNAEPLARAYYIEETLGLVDEVHGPLFDAIHKHREPLFNEPALANFFRKYGVEPDKFNRLYSSFGVSTKVRQAEALTKEYKIPGVPNFVVNGKYLVLRENLKTTGELFEVIEYLANKERTGG; translated from the coding sequence ATGCTTCGCTTTGTGACGGCTTTGCTGATGAGTCTGGGCCTGGCAACCGCTGCGGTTGCAGCCGACGAACATGCCCGTTTTGCCGTGGACACCCATTACAAGATTCTGGATGTGCCCGGCAATGTGAGTGACCCCAGCAAGGTGGAAGTGCGGGAGTTTTTCTCCTACGCCTGCCCCCACTGTTACTCCCTGGAACCGGCGGTAGACACGTGGCTGGAATCCAAGCCGGACTATATTGATTACGTGCGCACCCCGGTGCTGTTCCTGCGTAACGCCGAGCCGCTGGCTCGTGCTTACTATATCGAGGAAACCCTGGGCCTGGTGGATGAAGTCCACGGTCCCCTGTTTGATGCCATTCACAAGCACCGTGAGCCGCTGTTCAATGAGCCGGCATTGGCCAACTTCTTCCGTAAATACGGCGTGGAGCCGGACAAGTTCAACCGTCTGTACAGCTCCTTTGGTGTGTCCACCAAGGTGCGTCAGGCGGAGGCGCTGACCAAGGAATACAAGATTCCGGGCGTGCCCAACTTTGTTGTTAACGGCAAGTACCTGGTGTTGCGCGAGAACCTGAAGACCACCGGCGAGCTGTTCGAGGTCATCGAGTATCTGGCCAACAAGGAAAGGACTGGCGGTTGA
- a CDS encoding endonuclease/exonuclease/phosphatase family protein, whose amino-acid sequence MLLDRARNAYRDWKARPAGFSFAREGVRRTRQTREIILPEKSIKLLSFNIQAGIGSQKFGDYITGSWKHLVAHPRSVETIEQIAEVLSHFDVVGLQEVDGGSLRSRNMNQLVHLASLGDFAFWHQQLNRNLGRLGQFSNGFLSRHQPFEVKDHRLPGLPGRGAIIIKYGHPIQPLVVVVAHLALGEKVRNTQLAYLTRLLEGYKYVVMMGDFNCRLEHLEASPLASLGLRTVEADNLNTYPSWAPDRHIDHILLSAALQSRHTRVLDDCLLSDHLPLATEILVPDEVIAATREHRLPLIS is encoded by the coding sequence ATGCTGCTGGACCGTGCCCGCAATGCTTATCGTGACTGGAAAGCCCGCCCTGCGGGCTTTTCCTTCGCTCGGGAAGGCGTGCGACGGACTCGCCAGACCCGTGAAATCATCCTCCCGGAAAAGAGCATCAAGCTGCTCAGTTTCAATATCCAGGCCGGCATCGGCAGCCAGAAATTTGGCGATTACATCACCGGTAGCTGGAAACACCTGGTAGCGCATCCGCGCAGCGTGGAAACCATCGAACAGATTGCCGAAGTGCTGAGCCACTTTGATGTGGTGGGGCTGCAGGAAGTGGATGGTGGCAGCCTGCGGTCACGCAACATGAATCAGCTGGTTCACCTGGCATCGCTGGGCGATTTCGCCTTCTGGCACCAGCAACTCAACCGCAATCTGGGCCGTCTCGGCCAGTTCAGCAATGGTTTCCTCAGTCGCCATCAGCCCTTCGAGGTGAAGGATCATCGGTTACCCGGTCTGCCCGGGCGTGGTGCCATCATCATCAAGTATGGTCATCCTATCCAGCCTCTGGTGGTGGTGGTTGCCCATCTTGCCCTTGGCGAGAAGGTGCGCAATACCCAGTTGGCTTACCTGACCCGGTTGCTTGAAGGCTACAAGTATGTGGTGATGATGGGGGATTTCAATTGCCGTCTGGAGCACCTGGAAGCATCCCCTCTGGCAAGCCTGGGGCTGCGGACTGTGGAGGCCGATAACCTCAATACCTACCCGAGCTGGGCCCCGGATCGGCACATCGACCACATTCTTCTGTCAGCGGCACTGCAAAGTCGTCACACACGCGTACTTGACGACTGCCTGCTGTCCGACCACCTGCCTCTGGCCACGGAAATTCTGGTCCCGGATGAGGTGATTGCGGCAACGCGGGAGCACCGGCTGCCGCTGATTAGTTAA
- a CDS encoding NUDIX hydrolase, giving the protein MKRMLWLLCLLLPGAVLADCPRVAGQEDDRRANAGCLILHEDKVLLITHRWGGKLGVPGGTREADELAQCTAHRETYEETGLDVTVGRRLRVMKNGFHLYDCKPACSPEKPDVPTAGRLEVKAIGWYRVDELDKENWRFSYQFEDFKELLREQVDSSVAPQQNGC; this is encoded by the coding sequence ATGAAGCGAATGCTCTGGCTGCTTTGCTTGCTGCTGCCCGGCGCGGTGCTTGCTGATTGCCCGCGGGTGGCTGGTCAGGAAGATGATCGGCGTGCCAATGCGGGCTGTTTGATTCTGCATGAGGACAAGGTGCTGCTGATTACCCATCGCTGGGGCGGCAAGCTGGGGGTGCCGGGCGGTACTCGTGAAGCCGATGAGCTGGCCCAGTGTACGGCGCACCGGGAGACCTATGAGGAAACCGGGCTGGATGTGACCGTGGGCCGGCGTCTCAGAGTGATGAAAAACGGGTTCCATCTCTATGACTGCAAGCCGGCGTGCTCACCGGAAAAGCCGGATGTGCCCACTGCCGGCCGCCTGGAAGTGAAGGCGATCGGCTGGTATCGAGTGGATGAACTGGATAAGGAGAACTGGCGTTTCTCCTATCAGTTCGAGGACTTCAAGGAATTGCTGCGTGAGCAGGTCGACTCCAGCGTTGCGCCCCAACAGAACGGGTGCTGA